In Thiofilum sp., the genomic window GAGCATGCGATTCTCATAGGGATGGATAAAATCTCGATAACCACTACGCGTCACTGTAGGGGAAGGTTTATCAGGATCTAAACGACGATAAGTAGAACCAAAAGTTTGTTTAATTTGGCTTAACTTGCCACCAATAGGGACTACCTTGATTTTCTCTAGGGTTGAAGGAGCATGAGCCGTTTTCTGATGGTTTTTAATATCCATGTTTTACAATTCTATCCTTAATCGTTCCTGCCACTTTAAGTGCTTGCTCTGATGGCTCTTGAGCAGGTGGTAAAGCTCCTATGCCATCCCAGACGCTAAGCCAAGATTGCTTAGGCTGATTAAATAAATCGACCTGTTGAATAGTTTCATTAGCTGCATGAGTCGGCTTCGGAAAGTTAAAATTTTTGCCTACTCTATTACCCACTATAAAAATTCGCTCTCTAAATTGAGGTGCACCGTAATTAACCGCATCTAAGACTTGATAATTGACTTGGTACTGATAAGTTTGACCTTGATATACAATAGGCTCAGACGCTTCTTGTAAAATAGCCTCTAATGCCTTACCTCCTTCCCAATTCATCATGCCTTTGACATTTTCCATAACAAAAGCAACGGGTAAGCTCTCACGGACTACGCGGATAAACTCTAAAACCAAACGACCACGGGGATCGTCTAAGCCCATTCTCTTACCCGCTAAACTAAAACTTTGACAAGGCGGACCACCAACTACTAAAGCTGATTCCAGTGGTTTTAGTTGGGCAATCGCTAGAATCGCTTCGGTTGTTACTTGAGTAATATCTCCCTCAATAATAGGAGCATCAGGCATATTTTTCTTTAAAGTGGCACAACAAGAACTATCCTGCTCCACTGCTACTACTGTTTTAAACCCTGCTTGATGAAATCCAATATCCATTCCACCAGCGCCAGAAAACAAACTAATAATTTTGCGAGTCATCTCTACTCTATGTCCTACCGTGAATATGGCTTACAAACCTTCATCGACTGGCATATTGATGGTTAATACCCCCTGCTCCGGTAACTGTAGCTCAAAACGCGAAGGAGTGTTGAGACCAAAGTATTGCCATGTATGCCGAGTCGCCATACGACCGCGTGGAGTGCGCATCATAAAGCCTTGTTGAATCAGATACGGTTCAATCACATCCTCAATCGTGCCGCGCTCCTCACCAATCGCCGCTGCAAGACTATCAACCCCGACAGGGCCTCCATCAAACTTTTCCAGCATAGCCATGAGTAGGCGTCTGTCCATATGATCCAGACCTTGACTATCAACATTGAGCATATTCAAAGCGCCATCGGCTGCGGCTTTAGTAATCGTCCCGTCTCCTTTGACCTGAGCATAATCCCTGACGCGGCGTAATAGACGGTTAGCAATACGCGGTGTACCCCGCGAACGACGCGCCACTTCATAAGCCCCTTCAGCTTCAATTTGAATCCCTAAAATACTGGCGGCACGCGTCACAATAAAGGCGAGATCATCGACATTATAAAACTCCAAGCGTTGCACAATGCCAAAACGATCCCGTAAAGGAGAAGTCAACAGCCCCGCTCGTGTCGTAGCGCCTACTAAAGTAAAAGGTGGCAAATCAAGCTTTATAGAGCGAGCGGCGGGGCCCTCACCAATCATAATGTCGAGCTGAAAATCCTCCATCGCCGGATACAGGATTTCCTCAACCATAGGGCTAAGACGATGAATCTCATCAATAAACAACACATCATGAGGCTCAAGATTGGTCAATAGAGCAGCTAAATCGCCTGCTTTTTCCAAGACTGGCCCCGAAGTTTGGCGCAAATTAGCGCCCATTTCTTGCGCGATAATATTAGAGAGGGTGGTTTTACCTAGCCCCGGAGGACCAAAGATTAAGGTATGATCCAGTGCCTCCCCTCGGCGCAGGGCTGCACTAATAAAAATTTCCATTTGTTCGCGCACCACTGGCTGACCAATATAGTCTTTTAGGCGGCGGGGACGAATGTGATCATCGGCGCGGTCTTCTTGTGATGTGGCACGCGGCGAAATCATACGCTGTGAGTGATTTTCCATAATTTTAAGCTAATAATGTGACTCGTTTATTTTACGGGCTTTAGTACCACCATGCCTACTACACAATTCAGCCAACTATGGCTATCTGCTATGCCACTACTCTTTGTCATCTTATGGAGCACTGGCTTTATTGGCGCGAAGTTTGGTTTACCTCATGCCGATGCCCTAGCTTTTTTGAGTGTGCGTTATGCTTTGGTGATTGTACTGATGACGGGCTTAGCCTTAATGATGCAAGCCCCTTGGCCAAAAAGCTTACGCCTTTGGATTCATTTAGGTATCACAGGTTTACTCCTCCACGCAGGTTATTTAGGTGGAGTCTTTATAGCAATTGATCATGGTCTACCAGCGGGTATCACTAGCTTAATCGTCGGCATGCAACCCCTACTCACCGCCATACTCGCAGGTTGGTTATTACACGAAACCGTGACACGCAAGCAATGGTTGGGCATAGTCCTAGGGCTTATAGGCGTCACCCTCGTCATTACTGGGCGTGCGGATATGACTTCACTGGGAAAAATTGACCCACTGCAATTAATTCCAGTGCTCTTTGCTTTAGTCAGTATTACCTTAGGCACGTTATATCAAAAGAAATTTTGTCCCGTCTTTGATCTTAGAACCGGAGCAGTGGTGCAATTTATCCCGACGCTCATCGTGACAGCGCTGCTAGTGCCCGTATTAGGTAACTGGCAAATGGATTGGACGGGAGAGTTTATCTTTGCCTTAAGTTGGCTAGTATTAGTACTTTCACTCGGTGCTATTAGTTTATTAAGTCTCTTGATTCGGCAATCGGGTGCAGTGAGTGTGAGTAGTTTATTTTATTTAACGCCTGCGGTGACTGCGTTAATGGCTTGGGTGTTATTTAATGAGCGCCTTAGTCTTATACAATTAGTAGGGATGATTATCGCTATTAGCGGGGTGTGGCTCGCTCGCAAAACACATTAAACATAATGGCATTAGAATATAGGACAATAAATATGGCTCAAACCTCTGCACTCATCACCACTTTAAAAAAACTCTTACGCCGTCATAATAAAACTTATATTGATGTTGCCAATTGTTTAGAGTTATCTGAAGCTAGCGTCAAGCGTCTCTTTGCCGAGCAAAATATATCACTACAGCGCTTGGATGCGATTTGCACTTTACTGGATATTGAAATCAGTGATTTAGTCTATGAAATGCAAGCTGAGCAAAGGCGTCCTATTAGTGAATTAACGCATGCTCAAGAAAAGCAAATTGCCGATGATCTGAATTTAATGATGGTAACGGTTTGTGTGTTAAATCGCTGGAGCTTATCCGAGATTATTCAGCACTATAAATTTAAAGAAACGGAAGTGATTCGTTATCTAGCTTTATTGGATCGCCTTAGAATTATTGAGTTACAACCTTATAATCGCATTAAGCTACTGATTGCACCGAATTTCAAATGGCGGGATGACGGCCCTATTATGCAATTATTTCGCGCTAAAATTGAGGCAGAATACTTTAGAACCACTTTTACTAAAGAGAGTGAAAAGCTAATGGTACTCAATGGGATGCTCAGTCCTATCTCAAATGAAGTATTCCAACGCAAAATGGCTCAACTAGCGCATGAGTTTGACCAGCTTAGTAAAGAAGATGCTCATTTGCCCATTGGAGCACGCACAGGGTCTACTGTATTGATTGCTATCAGAGATTGGAATTATGAGCGCCTTTTTACTGACTCACGCCCCCACTAGGCTCTGGGGCTATCCCTCCAAAATAATGCCCAAGCTGAACATTTCAGTGTATTATCGGGGCGCTTTACTGGGGCTGATGACTATTACTAACGCATTTATCAGCATATCGAGTAGCCTTATCTACACCCAAGACGGATGAATATATTAATTTTTTTATTACTCTCACCTCTCATCGGTGCTGTGTTAATTTTTCTTTTGCCCAGTACCAATACGCTATGGTTCAGGCGTATTGCTTTGCTTTCTAGTCTAATCACCTTAGCATTGAGTGCTTATCTTTATCCCCTGTTTAACTTAACTGTTGCCACCACTCAACTTGGCTTTTCATACGAATTAAACCCCGACTTAGGTACTACCTTTAGTTTAGGTATCGATGGTTTCTCTTATCCCTTGATTTTATTAACTACGCTATTAACGCTGATTGCTTTATTAGCCTCTCAACACATTAATACCTATCAGCGCGGTTATTATGGCCTAATTCTCATGCTTGAAGCTGCCACTTTAGGCGTATTCATGGCACAAGATTGGGCATTATTTTATATTTTATGGGAATTAGTATTAATCCCCTTATTTTTCTTATTAGATCGCTGGGGTGGTCGAGAGCGTCAAGCTGCTTCTTTAAACTTTGTGCTTTATACTATGGGAGGCTCGGTATTTTTTCTTTTATCTTTATTAATACTCTTTGATAAAGCCCCTAATCATTTTTTTACTTTTGACGCTTTTAGAGCGGCCGCCACACATTTTAATGCTTCAGAGCAAGCTTTACTCCTTGCTGGATTTATTATTGGTTTTGGAGTCAAACTCCCACTCTTTCCCCTACATGGCTGGTTACCCTTAGCTTATACCCAAGCCCCTATGCCCATCACTTTATTATTGTCGGGTATTTTATCCAAAATGGGGGCTTATGGTTTTATTCGAGCGGCTGAATTATTACCCGAAGGTATGCGGCTTCTGCAACCGATCTTATTAATACTCGGTATTATGGGAGTCATTTACGGTGGCCTACTAGCATGGCGGCAAACCCATTTAAAAACTATGATTGCCTACTCTTCTTTTAGCCATATGGGTATGGTTATGGTAGGTATCGCGAGCTTAAATGTCATAGGTATGACAGGTGCTGTGTTACAAATCACCGCACATGCACTCACCGCCAGCACACTATTTTTAGTCGCGGGTTGGCTGAAAAGGCAAACCGGAACCTATGAATTGAGTCAATACAGTGGCTTAGGGGTGAAAATGCCGCGCCTCATCCTAATTGGTGTATTAGCGTTAGCAGCGAGTATTGGCGTGCCCGGAGCGCTTGGTTTTGTGGCTGAATTACATACTATGCTAGGTAGCTATGCTTATCAGTGGTTACTACCTATCTTGCTCGCAGGCGGTATGATTATCACTGCTACCTATAGCCTCAGTTTTATGCGCTCTTTTACAGGCCCTACCCCTACTGCGTTTCATCTACTCACCGATATTAGCCGTAGCGAATTCATTACCGCTTTAGTACCTATGTTATTGGTCTGGATTTTAGGCTTTTATCCCACTCCTTTATTAGCGCTTAGCCAAGCGAGTATTAGCTATATTATTCAAGTAATCACGGCGGGAGGAGCATGATGAGTCACTCTCAAGCCACTGATTTAGCCGGTCAATTAGCTGAGCTATGTGAGCACTTAAGCCATATTCTACCCTCACAAGCCTCGATTCGGGATTTCGTACATCACAATACCTTACACGGTTTTCAGGACTTGCCTTTTCCTGAAGCATTAAAAATGGCACGCGAGATTACCGGAGCTTTTGGTTATCTACCTGCCACTAAATATCGTGAGTACTTTCAGCGCGGGCGTATTGATTTAGAGGATTTAACCCAAGTACTTAACCGCGATGAAAGCATTGATACTGAGCGTGTGATTGCCACCTTTGAATCTAAAACGCTAACGGCTTTAGATCTGTATCGCATTGCCATGATTTATCCGATTGAGTCGATTACTCAACGGCAACTGCTGTGGCAAATGGAGGCACGTCATGCCCTCAGTACTTTCCAATTTGACCTACCTAATGATCAATGTGAGTCCTTGCAACAACGCTTTACTGAGCAAGGTTATGCTGATTTAGCCAGTGCTTTACATGACTTATGGCAGGCTTGCACCGAAGTACTGCATATCAATCAAGTCCCTTTACATCCTGAGGTATTGTTAGAACACACCCCAGCGATGGGTAGCCAACCCGATCCTCAATTACGCCAACAAGCACAGCAATATTTACAGCAATTAATTAAAGCCGTCGGTGAGAAAAAAACCTTACGCAAACTGCTACTCGAATTGGTGGGAGTCGATATTCTCAAAGAAATACGCCCTATCCTATTGCGTTATTTAGGCAGTTGGTTAGATCAGGGTATGGCCTCGTGGACAGAAACGGATGCAGAGCTAGGCTTTTATCGTGCTTGGAAACGTTTAGCCGTGACTGACCTAGGATGGCTCATGGAGGATATGCCCGATTGGGTCGAGCATTTAGAGTCACTGCCTGATAATGCTCAAGAAACGATTGAAGCCGAATTACGACGCTTGGATATTCCACGCGCTCATTGGATGCACTATTTAGAGCATATAGCCACCGAACTTCCGGGCTGGTCGGGCATGGTATTATGGCGACACCAACGCCCTCAGTATGAAAACCTGCCACGTACTATTCATATGGTAGACTATCTTGCCGTGCGCTTAGTGCTAGAGCATATTTTTGCGCGGCGCGTGTGTCGAGAGCAGTGGAAAATCGAGGCGAATGTAGGCGCGATTAGGGCGCATATCCAGAGTCACCCCATTGAAATGTGGGTACATTACTATGCCTATAGCGGTGATATGCCAGAATACTTACAAATCATCGCCCAACAACATTTAAGCCGCCAACGCGAACAACATATTGAAAGCATTTGGCATGCTCTAGCGCATCATATTTGGCACTGGCAAAAACAACATCAAACCCAAATTGCCACCCAATACGGTCATGAAGTGAATAAACATGGCTGGCGTTTATTTCGCTTGGCTCAGCATTTAGGGCTAACCCCTAGCGATATTCGCACGCTTACCTTAGAGCAACTCAATGAATTATTTATTTGCCTTGATTATCTCACCGATGAACAAATTGGTTATCTGTGGTTACAAGCCTTTGAGCGCCATTATCGAGAATGGATTTTTACCGCGTTAAGCCGTAATAGCGTAGCCTCTCTAGCTGAGCGTAAACAGGCGCAACTAATTTTTTGTATGGATGACCGCGAGGAAGGATATAGGCGTCATTTAGAAGAAATTAATCCGCATATCGAGACTTTAGGTGCGGCAGCCTTCTTTAATTTACCTATGACTTGGCACAGTGTGGATGAGGTAAAAGCCGTTAAACTTTGCCCAGTTCCGGTCACACCGGTGCATGTGATTGATGAAGTGCCGGCTGAAAGTATTACCCCTAAAGCACTCGCCACCCATAAAACACATCTCAAACTGCACCGCTTCTGGCAAGACAAACTCCACCAAGTCACGCGCTCGCAATTAGTGACAGGTACATTGAGCGCTTTAGCTAGCGCCCCCGCCGCTTTAGGAGTCATGCTAGGCAAATCCTTTGAACCACGCGCTTATGGTCAGTGGGTACAGGGCTTAGGCTTACGTTTTGATCAACCGCTGAGTACCCGTTTAAGCTTTACCGCCCCCCAACTTGATAGTGAGCGTTCCAATACTCAACCTCAACACGGCTTTACTATTGAAGAGCAAGCCAAAATTGTGGGCAATTTCTTACAGGATCATGGTTTAACTCAGCATTTCGCCCCTTTAGTCGTCATGCTAGGGCATTACTCCAGTAATCAAAACAACCCACATCAAGCCGCTTATGGTTGTGGTGCATGCAGTGGACGCTATAGCGGCCCTAATGCACGTACTTTTGCTGCTATGGCCAATAGTTTTGCGGTGCGGGAGCGCTTAGCACAACACAATATTGTTATACCTAATGATAGCTGGTTTATCGGTGCAGAGCATGACACCTGTAATGAAATGATCAAATGGTTTGATTTAGATCTATTACCCCATACGCACCAAAGCGCCTTTGAGCAACTCAAACAAGATCTAACCCAAGCCAGTCAACGCTCGGCTCATGAGCGTTGTCGTAAACTTATGTCCGCTCCACGTAATCCTTCTTTACTACAAGCATGGCAACATATGATGGGGCGGGCGCTGGATTACAGCCAACCCCGTCCTGAATTAGGTCATGCTACCAATGCGGTCGCTTTAATCGGACGACGGGCGATGAGTCGAGGGATTTTTTTAGACCGCCGTTCCTTTTTGATTTCGTATGATTATGCCACTGACCCTGAAGGTAAATTATTAGAACGCATCTTATTGAGTGTAGGACCAGTGGGCGCGGGGATTAATCTAGAATATTACTTTTCTATGGTGAGTAATAATCGCTATGGCGCTGGCTCTAAAGTAACGCACAATTTGACCGGACTACTGGGGGTCATGGAAGGTGCTAGTAGTGATCTACGCACCGGACTGCCTAAGCAAATGATTGAAATTCATGAAGCGATGCGCCTCTTGATTGTATTGGAAGCGCTACCTGAGCTAGTCACGCAGATTTATCAGCGTCAGCCGCTATTGCAGCAATTGATTGGTAATGAATGGGTGCAATTGGCGGTAAAAAATCCAGTGGAAAATGAAATTTATCGTTTTCACCCTGATTATGGCTTTAAGCGTTGGTTTAATGTCGGGCAACCTTTAGCCACCGTCAATAGTTCTGCGGCATGGTATAGCGGACACAGTGATCATTTACCGCCCGCTTTTATTGTCCCTGAGGAGAGTCATGATGCTTAGCCTTATCGCTCACTTGGCATGGCTGATTGTACTGGCTCCTTTACTCGCTGCCTTATGGATTGGTTTTAGTTTTATGGTGGGCTGGAATCGTGGCGAAGAAGGCGAATCAGGCACAGCACGGGTAGCGATAGGGGCTATTAGTACCTCAACCCTACTCTTATTATTGTTTAGCGTTTTATATCTATTTGGTATCCGCTTTGACACGCTGGAGGGTATGACATGGATTAATAGCGGTATTATTCATATCGAGCTTGCCCTTTTACTGGATGGTTTAAGTCTGAGTATTGCTACCGCTTTAAGTATCGTGCTGTTACTGGTGGTGCGTTTCTCGGTTAATTACCTGCACCGTGAGGCAGCCTTTCAACG contains:
- a CDS encoding DNA cytosine methyltransferase, with translation MDIKNHQKTAHAPSTLEKIKVVPIGGKLSQIKQTFGSTYRRLDPDKPSPTVTRSGYRDFIHPYENRMLTVRELACLQTFPLYWEFIGTRLDSYSSKRVVTMTQFGQVGNAVPPVLAKAIGDALREQIFEGGND
- a CDS encoding DNA cytosine methyltransferase, yielding MTRKIISLFSGAGGMDIGFHQAGFKTVVAVEQDSSCCATLKKNMPDAPIIEGDITQVTTEAILAIAQLKPLESALVVGGPPCQSFSLAGKRMGLDDPRGRLVLEFIRVVRESLPVAFVMENVKGMMNWEGGKALEAILQEASEPIVYQGQTYQYQVNYQVLDAVNYGAPQFRERIFIVGNRVGKNFNFPKPTHAANETIQQVDLFNQPKQSWLSVWDGIGALPPAQEPSEQALKVAGTIKDRIVKHGY
- the ruvB gene encoding Holliday junction branch migration DNA helicase RuvB, which gives rise to MENHSQRMISPRATSQEDRADDHIRPRRLKDYIGQPVVREQMEIFISAALRRGEALDHTLIFGPPGLGKTTLSNIIAQEMGANLRQTSGPVLEKAGDLAALLTNLEPHDVLFIDEIHRLSPMVEEILYPAMEDFQLDIMIGEGPAARSIKLDLPPFTLVGATTRAGLLTSPLRDRFGIVQRLEFYNVDDLAFIVTRAASILGIQIEAEGAYEVARRSRGTPRIANRLLRRVRDYAQVKGDGTITKAAADGALNMLNVDSQGLDHMDRRLLMAMLEKFDGGPVGVDSLAAAIGEERGTIEDVIEPYLIQQGFMMRTPRGRMATRHTWQYFGLNTPSRFELQLPEQGVLTINMPVDEGL
- a CDS encoding DMT family transporter, with the translated sequence MPTTQFSQLWLSAMPLLFVILWSTGFIGAKFGLPHADALAFLSVRYALVIVLMTGLALMMQAPWPKSLRLWIHLGITGLLLHAGYLGGVFIAIDHGLPAGITSLIVGMQPLLTAILAGWLLHETVTRKQWLGIVLGLIGVTLVITGRADMTSLGKIDPLQLIPVLFALVSITLGTLYQKKFCPVFDLRTGAVVQFIPTLIVTALLVPVLGNWQMDWTGEFIFALSWLVLVLSLGAISLLSLLIRQSGAVSVSSLFYLTPAVTALMAWVLFNERLSLIQLVGMIIAISGVWLARKTH
- a CDS encoding helix-turn-helix transcriptional regulator, coding for MAQTSALITTLKKLLRRHNKTYIDVANCLELSEASVKRLFAEQNISLQRLDAICTLLDIEISDLVYEMQAEQRRPISELTHAQEKQIADDLNLMMVTVCVLNRWSLSEIIQHYKFKETEVIRYLALLDRLRIIELQPYNRIKLLIAPNFKWRDDGPIMQLFRAKIEAEYFRTTFTKESEKLMVLNGMLSPISNEVFQRKMAQLAHEFDQLSKEDAHLPIGARTGSTVLIAIRDWNYERLFTDSRPH
- a CDS encoding NuoM family protein, producing the protein MNILIFLLLSPLIGAVLIFLLPSTNTLWFRRIALLSSLITLALSAYLYPLFNLTVATTQLGFSYELNPDLGTTFSLGIDGFSYPLILLTTLLTLIALLASQHINTYQRGYYGLILMLEAATLGVFMAQDWALFYILWELVLIPLFFLLDRWGGRERQAASLNFVLYTMGGSVFFLLSLLILFDKAPNHFFTFDAFRAAATHFNASEQALLLAGFIIGFGVKLPLFPLHGWLPLAYTQAPMPITLLLSGILSKMGAYGFIRAAELLPEGMRLLQPILLILGIMGVIYGGLLAWRQTHLKTMIAYSSFSHMGMVMVGIASLNVIGMTGAVLQITAHALTASTLFLVAGWLKRQTGTYELSQYSGLGVKMPRLILIGVLALAASIGVPGALGFVAELHTMLGSYAYQWLLPILLAGGMIITATYSLSFMRSFTGPTPTAFHLLTDISRSEFITALVPMLLVWILGFYPTPLLALSQASISYIIQVITAGGA
- a CDS encoding DUF2309 domain-containing protein, with product MMSHSQATDLAGQLAELCEHLSHILPSQASIRDFVHHNTLHGFQDLPFPEALKMAREITGAFGYLPATKYREYFQRGRIDLEDLTQVLNRDESIDTERVIATFESKTLTALDLYRIAMIYPIESITQRQLLWQMEARHALSTFQFDLPNDQCESLQQRFTEQGYADLASALHDLWQACTEVLHINQVPLHPEVLLEHTPAMGSQPDPQLRQQAQQYLQQLIKAVGEKKTLRKLLLELVGVDILKEIRPILLRYLGSWLDQGMASWTETDAELGFYRAWKRLAVTDLGWLMEDMPDWVEHLESLPDNAQETIEAELRRLDIPRAHWMHYLEHIATELPGWSGMVLWRHQRPQYENLPRTIHMVDYLAVRLVLEHIFARRVCREQWKIEANVGAIRAHIQSHPIEMWVHYYAYSGDMPEYLQIIAQQHLSRQREQHIESIWHALAHHIWHWQKQHQTQIATQYGHEVNKHGWRLFRLAQHLGLTPSDIRTLTLEQLNELFICLDYLTDEQIGYLWLQAFERHYREWIFTALSRNSVASLAERKQAQLIFCMDDREEGYRRHLEEINPHIETLGAAAFFNLPMTWHSVDEVKAVKLCPVPVTPVHVIDEVPAESITPKALATHKTHLKLHRFWQDKLHQVTRSQLVTGTLSALASAPAALGVMLGKSFEPRAYGQWVQGLGLRFDQPLSTRLSFTAPQLDSERSNTQPQHGFTIEEQAKIVGNFLQDHGLTQHFAPLVVMLGHYSSNQNNPHQAAYGCGACSGRYSGPNARTFAAMANSFAVRERLAQHNIVIPNDSWFIGAEHDTCNEMIKWFDLDLLPHTHQSAFEQLKQDLTQASQRSAHERCRKLMSAPRNPSLLQAWQHMMGRALDYSQPRPELGHATNAVALIGRRAMSRGIFLDRRSFLISYDYATDPEGKLLERILLSVGPVGAGINLEYYFSMVSNNRYGAGSKVTHNLTGLLGVMEGASSDLRTGLPKQMIEIHEAMRLLIVLEALPELVTQIYQRQPLLQQLIGNEWVQLAVKNPVENEIYRFHPDYGFKRWFNVGQPLATVNSSAAWYSGHSDHLPPAFIVPEESHDA